The genomic interval AATGGTTCCAGAAGAAGAAACGGGATAGAAAAAGTACTTGACAAATAAAAGCGATTTGTGGTATAATATAAAGTGGCCGGCAGAAATTGGGAGGGGGAAAATCCCCTCCCTGTGTTTTTTTATTCTAGCCTCACGTACTCTCTGTTCGCCTCCAGTATCTCCTCGAGAAGGTCTTTCGCGCCCTCCACATCCGGCCCGAGAGGATGGGAAAGCAAAGCCTTCAGGGCGAGTTTTTTCGATCTTTTCAGATACGCTTCTATTGTGAGTCGCTCGTACATCTTCACCGCGTGGATGAAGGAAAGAGCGAAGTGATCTCCTTTTCCCTGCGAGAGCGCGTGGACCCTGCCGGATCTCACATAACAAGGTATCTCAAGGACGTAATCATCCGGGAGGTTCTCGATCGAGCCGTTGTTTCTTGTGTTCACAATGTGTATCTTTCCTTCGTCGGTTTCGAGGTCTCTTATCAGGTGGGCCGCCGCCGTGGAGTACATGCTTCCACCGCGCTTTGTGAGTTCTTCCGGTATCTCGGTAGCGGTTCTGTACTTCTCGAAGAGTTCTTTCTCTATCTTCATCACTTCCCTTGCTCTGAGTTCGTGCGTGGAGATCTTTTTGAACATCTTTTTCTCCATCAGGTAGTACCTCAGATAGGGATTCACAAGAAGCTCCACCGAGTCGTAGAACCACGCCGGGAAGTCCTCGTCTGGTATGTTGGAGAGCTTCAGTTTCAGATTTTCAAAGACCTTTTCCGTCACGTCTTCACCTTTCACGAAAACCTTCTCTATGAAGCTCAGATGGTTGAGGCCGTAGTACTTCAAGAACACGTCTTCGAGCCTTGCTGAGAAGATCTCTGCGATCTCCCGGATGAAGTTTATGGGAACGTTGCAGAGGCCTATGAATTTTTCGTATTCGAGGTAGTTCCTCACGAACTCTGTGATGTGGCCAGATGGGTTGGTGAAGTTTA from Thermotoga sp. Mc24 carries:
- the bglT gene encoding 6-phospho-beta-glucosidase BglT → MRIAVIGGGSSYTPELVKGLLDISKDVRIDEVIFYDIDEEKQKIVVDFVKRLVKDRFKVLISDTFEGAVVDAKYVIFQFRPGGLKGRENDEGIPLKYGLIGQETTGVGGFSAALRAFPVIEEYVDTVRRTSNATIINFTNPSGHITEFVRNYLEYEKFIGLCNVPINFIREIAEIFSARLEDVFLKYYGLNHLSFIEKVFVKGEDVTEKVFENLKLKLSNIPDEDFPAWFYDSVELLVNPYLRYYLMEKKMFKKISTHELRAREVMKIEKELFEKYRTATEIPEELTKRGGSMYSTAAAHLIRDLETDEGKIHIVNTRNNGSIENLPDDYVLEIPCYVRSGRVHALSQGKGDHFALSFIHAVKMYERLTIEAYLKRSKKLALKALLSHPLGPDVEGAKDLLEEILEANREYVRLE